From the genome of Mucilaginibacter paludis DSM 18603:
TGGTACTGCTGTTGCTTACATGAATAGACGAGTAATCCAGGTATTCAATATCGGCACTTAAAAAACCAAATTTTTGAAAAAACACTGCCGCACCGCCGCTTACTTTTAGTGGCGTGCGTAAACTGTATGATAATGGATAATCTGCAGGGCCGTCAGAATATTTGTTACTGCCTTTGTATTGGGTTGTCAGGCTTTCGCTGTAATCGTCATCAATGGTATACCAGGTTGGGGTGGTAAAGCTAAAACCGAGCCTTAAAGCGTCCACTGGTTTATAAATGGCGCCTAATGTAATACTGGCACCATTTCCTTTAGTAATTTGATCTACCTGGTACTGGGTAGTGTAGTTTAAACCATCTGCAAACTGGTAACCGGTTTCGGTAAATGTATTGCTGGTGTTATAGCGTAAATTAGTTACAGCTATACCAATACCGAGGTACAATTGATTACTATAATTGGCACCCATGGAAAAGTTGAACGACGTTTGGCCGCCAACTGTAGTTGTATTGGTAAGTTGGTTGGTTGGAGAGCTGGCCGAAGCGGCTACGTTTGACCTGTAAACCGGGCGTTTATTATAACCTACACTATCAATAAGGTATTGGTTATAACCCCAGTTTTGGATACTGTTGTCATACGTGGTTGAAGGGTCAGCATCTGCCAGTTCTTTAAAATAATCGGCTATCGAGTTGTTGGTGTTATTACCGCCAAAAGCAGTATTCGCGTAAAAATTATTGGTGCGGTTGTACGATATGCCAAAGTTTAAACTTAACCAGCCCTCGGTTTTACTGGCGCCACGCGGCTTGTTCAGCCTGTTATAAAATACAACGGAGGCATTATTAAAGTTTACATTGTTAGATGTTGCCTGGTTGGCGGTGGTTGTACCTGCAAAATAGTTTGATTTTGCCTGCAAATTATTAAACTCTGGTGTGATGCTCAGTTCAGATTTTGTAAAAAAACCTAAGCCTGCGGGATTACCGCTAATATTGCTTAAATCTCCTCCTATAGCTGTTCCTGCATTTCCAATTGCTTTTATCCGTGAAGTTGAACCTGTTTGAAACTGCGAAAATTTGAGTGCATCGGCAGAATATTGGGCAAAACCGCTTTTTGTGACAGCTACTATAGCTGCCACCGTTAGTATATATTTAGTTCTCATAGGTGTTATGTATTATTACGGTCTTACTGGTCTTGAACTACCATTGCTTCTTTCTCCACCACCGCCGCTGCTACCACCCGACGAACCCGAATTTGAAGGCGGCGGACTGTATGTTGGTTGTGATTGTGGCTGCGGCCTTGATTGTTGAACCTGCTGTTGCTGAGGCTGCGCGTTGTTATAGCCTGGCCTTGCTGGCCTGCCTGAATAAGATGTATTGCCTCTGCCGTTATTACCTGTTGAAAGATTGACAGGACGACCGGCCGGGTTGTAACTTTGCGTTCTGCCATTATTATTTGCATAACCTACGTTGGTAGTCCTGGTACTGTTGCCCGGAAAACCCGTACCACGATAAGGGCGCGCATTATAGGTGCGCCCTACATTATAATAGGATACCGCGCCCCAGTAAGGTGAATAGCCGTAGCCTATGGTTGAACCGTAATATCCGTAGTTGCTGTAGCCCCAATAAGGATCATAGCCATAGTAGCTAAAAGGGTTGTATCCAAAATAGCCGCCGCCATAATAGCCGTAGCCTAAACCAATACCCAGCCCAAAGCCTGAGTAATAAGGGCTATATGAACCGTAATACAAGTCGTTATAATAAGATGATAAAAACGGCGAGTAGTTGTAAAAACGATTTAAGCGCGCCGAGTAACTATCGTAGTAGTAATAATCGTTATCGTTGTAATAATCATTATTCCCGTTATCTTGCTGATAGGTATTCTGTCTAACAGCGTATACCGGCTGCTCGCCTGCCACAGCTTTGGTGCCGTAAACATCGTCGTTTGCATCGGCTTGGGTGGACGCTATTTTATTTTGAGTAGAACAGGAACCCAGCGCTATCGCGCCAATTAATATCATTCCTTTTAGTATGTTCCTTTTCATTTTTATAATTGGTTAAAAGTAAAAGTTTAAATAAAGTATAAATTTATAAATTTGGCGCTAATAATAACATAATTCAATAGTCAAATTTTATACCAAAATATGAGCAAGGGAATCATTAGTAAAGACGAAGATTATTCGCAATGGTTTAATGATTTAGTTGTAAAGGCTGATCTGGCCGAGCATTCGGCAGTTAAAGGTTGTATGGTCATTAAACCGTATGGATACTCCATCTGGGAAAAAATGCAGTCCGTACTCGATCAAATGTTTAAAGATACAGGGCACAGTAACGCGTATTTTCCGCTATTCATCCCCAAATCATTCTTTTCAAAGGAGGCGAGCCACGTTGAAGGCTTTGCCAAGGAGTGCGCGGTAGTAACACATTACCGTTTAAAGAACGATGGTGAGGGCAATATTATTGTAGATGAAACCGCCAAGTTAGAAGAAGAATTAATTGTAAGGCCAACTTCCGAAACCATTATCTGGAACACCTACAGGGGATGGATCCAATCCTATCGCGATTTGCCGCTGTTAATTAATCAATGGGCTAACGTTGTACGCTGGGAAATGCGTACCCGTTTATTTTTACGTACCACCGAATTTTTATGGCAGGAAGGTCACACTGCCCACGCTACCGCAGAGGAAGCTATTGCCGAAACCGAGCAGATGCTGCACGTATATGCCGATTTTGCCGAAAATTGGTTGGCGCTGCCCGTGGTACGTGGCCGTAAAACTGCCAACGAACGTTTTGCCGGCGCTTTAGATACCTATTGTATCGAAGCTTTAATGCAGGACGGTAAGGCACTACAGGCAGGTACATCGCACTTTTTAGGTCAGAATTTTGCTAAGGCTTTTGATGTGAAGTTTACCAGTAAAGAGGGTAAGCAAGAGTTTGTTTGGGCAACATCATGGGGCGTATCCACCCGTTTGATGGGGGCGCTCGTAATGGCGCATTCTGACGATTCGGGTTTGGTTTTGCCGCCTAAGCTGGCACCTATACAGGTAGTTATCGTACCTATCTTCAGGAGTGAGGAGGAGCTTGCGCAGATAAGCGAAGTAGCGGATGCTTTATCCAAAGCGTTGAAAGCCAAAAACATCCGTGTTAAATATGATAATCGTGATACCCAGCGCCCCGGCTTTAAATTTGCCGAGTACGAGCTGAAAGGCATCCCTTTGCGTGTGGCTATCGGCGGACGCGACCTGGCTAATGGCACCGTTGAACTGGCCCGCCGTGATACCAAAACCAAAGAAACCGTACAGCAGCAAGGTTTAGCCGAGCAGATAGAGCAATTGCTGGTTGAAATACAAGACAATATTTTCCAAAAGGCACTAAAGTTTCGCGCTGAAAATACCCGCGAGGCCAACACCTACGACGAGTTTAAACAGATGCTTGATGAAACCCCCGGCTTTATATCCGCCCATTGGGACGGTACGCCCGAAACAGAGCAACGCATCAAAGAAGAAACAAAGGCTACCATCCGCTGTATACCTTTAGACAATAAACTGGAAGATGGTACGTGTATATTAACAGGCAAGCCATCCATACAAAGGGTGTTGTTTGCAAGGGCGTATTAGGTTTAGTCCATGGTCGATGGTCCATAGTCCATAGTTGATAGGTCATGGTCATTGATGAGTCGATAGCCCATGGAATGTTAACCTGTCTTGTCAATAGTCTATCACTATTGACAAGTTTTGATATTGTTAATTACGTATTGTACCATGGTCTATGGACTATCGACCATGGACTTCATTTTAATGAAATGCTATGAAATTCGGAACAAAAGCTATACATGCAGGGCAGGAGCCCGATCCAACAACCGGTGCCGTTATGACGCCGATATATCAAACATCAACCTACTGGCAAAAATCGCCGGGCGATAATAAGGGTTATGAGTATTCGCGTGGTACAAACCCCACCCGTAAAGCTTTGGAAGATTGCCTGGCAGCATTGGAAAACGCCAAGCACGGGCTGGCATTTTCGAGTGGTTTAGGCGCTACCGATGCGGTGATGAAATTGCTTTTACCGGGCGACGAAGTGATAACTGGCGATGATTTGTACGGCGGATCATACCGCATGTTCACCAAAATATTTGCCAACTTCGGTATCAAGTTCCATTTTCTGGATCTGTCCAAACCAGAAAATATTCTGCCTTATCTAAACGATAAAACCAAACTGATCTGGATCGAGACGCCTACCAACCCCACGATGAAGATCATTGATATTGCCGAGGTAGCCAAAATCGCGAAAGCAAAAAATGTATTGCTTTGTGTTGATAATACTTTTGCTTCGCCCTACCTGCAAAATCCGATTGACCTGGGCGCGGATATTGTGATGCACTCGGCAACCAAATATTTGGGCGGGCACTCGGATGTGGTGATGGGCGCTTTGATGATGAACGACGATGAGCTTTATAAAAGGCTCTGGTTTATCTATAACGCTACCGGCGCAACTCCCGGCCCGCAGGATAGTTTTTTGGTATTGCGCGGTATTAAAACCCTGCATTTGCGCATGAAAGCGCATTGCGAAAATGGCAGGCAGATAGCGGCTTACCTTAAATCGCACCCCAAAGTGGATAAAATTTACTGGCCCGGTTTTGAAGATCACCCCAATCATGATATCGCCAAAAAACAAATGCGCGATTTTGGCGGGATGATCTCTTTCACCATTAAAGGAGCCACGCTGGAAGATACCTATAAACTGGCCGGATCGTTCAAGGTATTCACACTGGCCGAATCATTGGGCGGTGTAGAATCGCTGATCAACCACCCTGTAAGCATGACGCACGGCTCAATCCCAAAGGAATTGCGCGAAAAAGCGGGTGTGGTAGATAGCTTGTTGCGCTTAAGTGTAGGTGTGGAGGATGTTGAAGACCTTTTGGATGATTTGAAACAAGCATTGGGATAGGGTGGAAGCCTGGATTCAGAATGCGGTTGTACAATGGAAAGAGGAACACCTTGATTTGAATCCAGGTGCCTCTATAATTGATATTGAAAAAGCAGAGAATCATATTAAGTATAAATTCCCCGATGATTTTAAACAGTTATATTTAACTATAAATGGATTTGTTGACTATGAGTGGCGTAGCAACCTTTTTTCTATATGGTCTTTAGATAGGATCGTTAAAGAGTTTGATGGTTTAAATGGCGATGGATTTATAAGTTTTTGCGATTATAGCATTTGTGTATTCTGTCTGGGTTTTAAAAAAGACAAGTCAGGAGTTTATAGAAGCTATTTATCATTTCAGAATGGGGAAAACGATTTTGTGACAACCACGTTTAAGGAAGCCATAGGCCTGATCAATTCTGATTCAGAACTGCTTTATTAACTGTAAGGCCATAATTATGATTGAAGGTATTAAAGTTTTTCTTGACAGTAAAGTTGCCCAATATAACCGCCCGGAGTTTATCGCTAACGATCCGGTGTCCATCCCGCATTTGTTTACCAAAAAGCAGGATATCGAAATCATGGGTTTTTGGGCGGCTACACTGGCTTGGGGGCAGCGGGTAACCATCATCAATAAATGTAAAGAACTCATCAGCCTGATGGACGGCGCTCCTTATGATTTCATCATGAACCACCGGGAGCCCGACCTTAAAAAGCTCCTTCATTTTAAGCATCGCACCTTTAATGATATCGATACATTATATTTTATTAGTTTCTTCCGGTATCATTATGAGCGGTCTGCTTCATTGGAAACGGCATTTATGCCCCCCAGCCCCCTGAAGGGAGAGCAAATAAGGAAGGGGACGAAGGACGTATTGCCTGGTATACTTACTCCCCCTTTAGGGGGCCGGGGGGCCTCTTCGCTCAATCATTTTCGCCGTTACTTTTTTTCGCTTCCAGATTATCCGCATCGTACAAAAAAACACGTTTCCTCGCCCGAGCAAAAGTCAACCTGCAAGCGCTTGAACATGTTTTTGCGTTGGATGGTTCGTAAAGACGATTGCGGCGTTGATTTCGGCATCTGGAACCACATCAAACCTGCCGACCTGATTATGCCCTGCGATTTACATGTGGATAGGGTAGCCCGAAAACTCCAATTAATTACCCGCAAGCAAACCGACTGGCAAACCGCTGTTGAATTGACTCAGAAACTTCGTGAATTTGACCCTGTTGACCCGGTAAAGTACGATTTCGCGCTGTTTGGCTTGGGCATAGAAGAAAAGTTTTAGATACCGCGTTGCCGGAAAATAACAAAAATCGAATAATTGGGCTCTACGACGTTTTGTATGGGTACTAAAAATTCGCTTTGTAAGCGATATGCTAAACCAAGATTTTGCTAATGATATTTTTCGTGAAATTTCACTACTGTTAAGATTTTATTAAAAAGATCCTATTGATTGTCATTGTTTTATGTCTTTATGAGTAACAGGTTCGGCCAGCCGAAAAAAATAACAACGACGTTTTGAACCACCGTGATCTTTCCGGAGTACGGGCAAAGTGCGCAAAAGCCCGACTGTACGCCGGGCCGGGAGCTGGCCTTGCGGGTGGAAGGATCGGGCAGTCTTGACGTTATTCACCTTTTGTTTGTTTTTTTAAGGTGTTCATGAGCTCCCTCCGGTCGGTTTTTGGTTCTTTTTGTGTCAAGACAAAAAGAACGGAGCCCTTCACGCGGCGATTGAGCGTGCCGATGCTATAAATTAAGAATACTGATTATTAATGCAATAATAGACGCCTTGATAATTGCCAATTTACCAAGACGACATTATAACCTGTAGTTTGCTGGTTTGTTTTTAATCAGAAAAGCAACAAAGCAAATGGGCTTTTATTACAAATTACGGCTCGGAATTCCAGCGGACAAACCAAAACTATTTTTACCCGCACTATTCGTCATGGTGCCATTTTTTATTTACCCATACAAAACGTTATAGAGCCAAAAAAAGAGGCTGAACCGTGCCCGATCCAACCTCAATCCAACATAAACCAATATATTAATTACTCCTTCACAAATGCGTGGCGTAGCTCTTCCACCTGTTCGTTATTGATTGGAACCAGGGTACCTATAGAAGCGCACAGCACTAATGATTTTGCGCTAAACTCTGCAACTTCGAGGTAATCAAATGTTTGTAGCAGCTTATCACCGGCAACCAACACACACGAGTTTTTAATAATAACTGCGGGATTATGTTTATGAATGATGCCAGCGATCTTATCCTGGTCTTTAAAGTGCAAACCAAAGTCGAGTGTGCTAACATCTTGTAAAAAAATCCAGCTTTCGGGTATGGTACGTACATTAAAAGTTTCGCCGGTAACTGCATAAGCCATCAGATAAGGCGATTGGGTAAGGATGATGGAATTGATTTCGGGGTGTTTGTTATAAATCTGCTGGTGCAGGTAAGTAGTACGGCTGGGGAATTTACCCGGCTCGCGTTGGTTATCTTTAATCTGTACGATATCATCAACGGTTAAATCCCAGCGCGGTACATCAGTAGGGGTAATTAAAAAATCATTGCCTCTCCAGCGGGTAGATACTGTACCGTACGAACTGATCATTAAACCTTGTGTACAAGCACGCTGAACAATGTCGCAAATTTCCAATCGTTTCTCCCTTTCGTCGGATGGATGGCTAACTGTTTTCATTTCTGGCAGCGGCGCAGGTATTTGTGCTTCAAAAGCGTTAATTTGTTTATCGGTTAGGTATTGCGGTGTACCTATGGTTTTGCCGTAAAGCAGGGTGCGCGCACAAAATTCCAGTGTTTCAAAACGTTCAAAAGTATCAGCCAGGTTACAGCCGCCAACCACTGTGCCATGGTTTTCCATAATTACGGCTTTATAGCCTTTGGTAAACTCCTGCGCTATTTTAGCGCCCAAAGCCTCGCTGCCCGGCAACTCATATTCGGCATAGCCTACAGGTCCGCAAACCCGGCTGGCCTGGGTAATAATTTTGGTGTTAGGCGTGGCCCTTACAATGCTGAACGATACCAATGCAGGGGGATGGGCGTGTATGATGGCGCGTATATCCGGGCGGATCTCGTAAATGGCTTTATGGAACGGGAATTCGGATGATGGTTTGTGGCATCCTATAATGGTACCGTCTTTTTTAATGCAAACGATATCTGATGGTTGCAGCTTTCCCTTATCAACTGCCGAAGGGGAGATCCAGATATCTCCATTATCATCCATTATGGAAATATTACCACCAGAAGTAGTGGTTAAACCCCTGCGGTAAATGCGCCCCATTACCAAGGCTATCTGGTTGCGTGGATGCATCAGTTGAGGTAGTAAAATATCGTTTTTCATTATCATCAAATCAAATTTGAAACAAGCACCATGCTTGCTTTTAATAAAGCAAATAATGCAACTATTCATAAGCCTGCAAATGACAACTGTCATATTTTTAAATAATACAAGTAATATTCTTTTTTTGGGGGAGAGGCATTAGCAGGATAGCCAGGCGCAATGGGATATTGGCCAGGGTAACGGTGGACAGCTGGACCTTTTTAAAAACGAGTGACTGCTTTTTTACTCAGTTAAACTACACTGTATCATGCATATTTGGCAATTGCTTATACCTCCAAAATGCGTTTAATGAATTTTGAATACTTTATTATAGCTTTTTAATAAAACCTACTAAGTTTATCAACAACCGGGCGCTTTGGCATACGTCTTGCAAAGTATAAGTAGCGTAAGTAAAAGTAGTTATTGTGTTAGTAATGTGTGTTTTACAGATGTGCTGAAATTTAATAGTAAAAATATGGATCATTTTAGAGAGATAAAAAATAACCTGAGCTGGCATGGCGAAGGGAAGTTTGAGGTTGAGCTTGTTAACGGGGTAATTACCAAACTGAATTTTAGTGAGCCCGACAAAGGTCCGGCCGATGTGGGTAAATGCCTTACCTCTACCAATTACAAGTTTCTACAGTCTGTCTATTCATCACTGGGCGATCTGTTTGCCTTTATAGAGGAAGAAAACAAAAGATTGGGTTACAGTTTTGCCCAAACGGGTGATATGCCCAAAGCGCGGGCCGCCGCACCAACAGAATATGCGTACCCACTTACTGGCGAAGCCAAACTAAGGCCGCTGATCAATTACGATCACCAGTCTGAATTAACTGATTCTCCGGTAAATGTCGATAAATTAATGATGGATATGGGGTAAACTCTACTACGTATTGTAATTGCAGCTACACCTCAAACCTTGCGGGACTATCGAACAAAGCTTCGTACATGAGTGTAATTCTACAGACTGCTGACCGAAGGCCCCGCGCTTACTATAGGAACATCCCTTCAAAATTGCGAGATTTGTGCCAATGTCACAAATTCCAGATCTTAATAAACCTGCCTCAACAAAAGAAGAAACCATTGTAGCCCTTGCTACTCCAAACGGAACGGGGGCAATCGGCATTATTCGCCTGTCGGGGCCCGACGCTATCGCGATAGCCAACAGTGTTTTTAAAGGTAAGGATTTAACCCAACAGGCATCACACACCATACACTTTGGTAACATAGTGGATGGCGAAGTGGTGTTGGACGAAGTGCTGGCGTCTGTTTTTATCGCCCCAAAATCGTACACCCGCGAAAACGTGGTCGAGATCTCGTGCCACGGTTCGGCATATATCATCGAGTCTATTATCAAGTTGTTTATAAGGCAAGGCGCGCGCGGTGCTAAACCCGGCGAATTTACACTGAGGGCTTTTATAAACGGACAGCTTGACCTGAGCCAGGCCGAAGCCGTAGCCGACCTGATCGCTTCCAACTCCAAAGCATCGCAGCAGGTGGCTATGCAGCAATTACGTGGCGGTTACAGCAATCAGTTGAAGCAGCTGCGTGATCAATTGGTTACCTTCGCATCGCTGATAGAACTCGAACTCGATTTTTCGGAAGAAGATGTTGAGTTTGCCAATCGCGGTCAGTTAAAACAACTGGTAGTTGATATCAGTAAAATGATAAACCAGCTTATCCAGTCGTTCGAGCTGGGTAATGCCATTAAACACGGCGTAAACACGGTTATAGCGGGCAGGCCAAATGCCGGTAAATCAACCCTGCTCAATGCCTTGCTTAATGAAGACCGAGCCATTGTAAGCCATATTGCCGGTACCACGCGCGATACCATAGAAGAAATACTCAACATTAATGGCATTAATTTCCGGCTGGTTGATACGGCAGGCCTGCGCGAAGCCACCGATACCATTGAAGCCATAGGCGTACAAAAAACACTTGAAAAGATAAGCCAGTCGGCCCTGTTGCTGTACGTTTTTGATGCCGAAGCCATGACCGGCGCCGATGTAGCGCTGGATTTGGAAAACCTGCTTCATCCCGGTGTCCCGGTAGTAGCCGTAGCCAACAAAATAGATCTGCTAAGCGATGGCAAACTTGCTGCCGGTTTTAATTTACCTGCCGAAGTGGAACTCATTACGGTATCGGCCCGCGAAAAACAACACATCGACCAACTGAAGCAAGTGATCTATAACAGTGCCGTACAAGGTAAACTGACCGGCAACGAAACCCTGGTAACCAACATACGCCACCTGGAGGCCCTGCAAAAAACCGAACAAGCTTTGGTAAGAGTGCTCAACGGAATAGATAACCCCATCACCTCCGATTTTTTGGCGATGGATATTAAGCAGGCCCTGCATTACCTGGGTGAGATTACCGGCAGCGTGACGACGGACGATTTGTTGGATAATATATTTTCGAAGTTCTGTATCGGTAAATAATTAGCCAAATTTTCACAAACTTTTTTCACTTAAAATGCTAAAAATCAACAAATTAAGCAAATTTATATTTGCTAATATATTTGGTTTTTTTGTGCCATTTTGCCTATTTTTGTACCTGAATTGTACCTCAAAGAGGGGTTTGTACCTTATGCTAAAAAGTGGGGCGAAATTATTGCGCTTATTTACACTTAAATGCACTTAGGTAAACTTATATCGAATATAATGGAGAGATTATGAGTTCCAATATCAAGGATAAACGGGATTTGCCAGCATTGCGTGTGCGAGTTTGAATAATAAGGGCGGCAGCAGCGGCCTGGTGCATTTTCTGGACAACGAGAACCGTACTGACCTCAATAAACAACCGGAATACTGGTTTACCACGAACGTACTAATATATTCTTTCCGATGAAGTAAGACCCGCCATTGACAATAACGTCGCCAAACTAAGTAAGGTGGACGCCAAGTTTTTCCTGGTCAATATCAGCCAAAGCCAGAAAGATATTACCTACCTCAAAGAGTGTTATTGCGAAAACGGTGCCAAAGAATAGCGGAAACAAAAGGCAGATAAGCACTCTTATGATTTCAGAAGAGAACGCTGCAAAATGGATGCTATTACACAATGCCACACTCCTTGGCAAGGGCATTCGCTCTCCAAAATGGGTTATGGAAGGAGATATTAAAGGTTGTTTTGATCACATCAGCCACGAATGGCTATTGGAGAATATCCCAATGGATAAAACCATGCTGAAAAAGTGGCTGCAATGTGGGTTCATCTTCAAAAATGAACTATTTCCGACAGAGGAAGGAACGCCGCAGGGAGGTATAATACTCGAATTTAAACATTCATTTAAGTAAGTTA
Proteins encoded in this window:
- a CDS encoding OmpP1/FadL family transporter gives rise to the protein MRTKYILTVAAIVAVTKSGFAQYSADALKFSQFQTGSTSRIKAIGNAGTAIGGDLSNISGNPAGLGFFTKSELSITPEFNNLQAKSNYFAGTTTANQATSNNVNFNNASVVFYNRLNKPRGASKTEGWLSLNFGISYNRTNNFYANTAFGGNNTNNSIADYFKELADADPSTTYDNSIQNWGYNQYLIDSVGYNKRPVYRSNVAASASSPTNQLTNTTTVGGQTSFNFSMGANYSNQLYLGIGIAVTNLRYNTSNTFTETGYQFADGLNYTTQYQVDQITKGNGASITLGAIYKPVDALRLGFSFTTPTWYTIDDDYSESLTTQYKGSNKYSDGPADYPLSYSLRTPLKVSGGAAVFFQKFGFLSADIEYLDYSSIHVSNSSTTSDGYDNSNSGYNPSQDNSDIKKLYRSTVNAHLGGEARLSSAFALRAGYSIQGSPYVNTALQSNITTVSGGIGFRTGSYYVDATYANVTGSQNIYPYVVSATDSPYAHVDKTYNNVFLTLGMRF
- the proS gene encoding proline--tRNA ligase — translated: MSKGIISKDEDYSQWFNDLVVKADLAEHSAVKGCMVIKPYGYSIWEKMQSVLDQMFKDTGHSNAYFPLFIPKSFFSKEASHVEGFAKECAVVTHYRLKNDGEGNIIVDETAKLEEELIVRPTSETIIWNTYRGWIQSYRDLPLLINQWANVVRWEMRTRLFLRTTEFLWQEGHTAHATAEEAIAETEQMLHVYADFAENWLALPVVRGRKTANERFAGALDTYCIEALMQDGKALQAGTSHFLGQNFAKAFDVKFTSKEGKQEFVWATSWGVSTRLMGALVMAHSDDSGLVLPPKLAPIQVVIVPIFRSEEELAQISEVADALSKALKAKNIRVKYDNRDTQRPGFKFAEYELKGIPLRVAIGGRDLANGTVELARRDTKTKETVQQQGLAEQIEQLLVEIQDNIFQKALKFRAENTREANTYDEFKQMLDETPGFISAHWDGTPETEQRIKEETKATIRCIPLDNKLEDGTCILTGKPSIQRVLFARAY
- a CDS encoding cystathionine gamma-synthase; this translates as MKFGTKAIHAGQEPDPTTGAVMTPIYQTSTYWQKSPGDNKGYEYSRGTNPTRKALEDCLAALENAKHGLAFSSGLGATDAVMKLLLPGDEVITGDDLYGGSYRMFTKIFANFGIKFHFLDLSKPENILPYLNDKTKLIWIETPTNPTMKIIDIAEVAKIAKAKNVLLCVDNTFASPYLQNPIDLGADIVMHSATKYLGGHSDVVMGALMMNDDELYKRLWFIYNATGATPGPQDSFLVLRGIKTLHLRMKAHCENGRQIAAYLKSHPKVDKIYWPGFEDHPNHDIAKKQMRDFGGMISFTIKGATLEDTYKLAGSFKVFTLAESLGGVESLINHPVSMTHGSIPKELREKAGVVDSLLRLSVGVEDVEDLLDDLKQALG
- a CDS encoding SMI1/KNR4 family protein, coding for MEAWIQNAVVQWKEEHLDLNPGASIIDIEKAENHIKYKFPDDFKQLYLTINGFVDYEWRSNLFSIWSLDRIVKEFDGLNGDGFISFCDYSICVFCLGFKKDKSGVYRSYLSFQNGENDFVTTTFKEAIGLINSDSELLY
- a CDS encoding TIGR02757 family protein; translated protein: MIEGIKVFLDSKVAQYNRPEFIANDPVSIPHLFTKKQDIEIMGFWAATLAWGQRVTIINKCKELISLMDGAPYDFIMNHREPDLKKLLHFKHRTFNDIDTLYFISFFRYHYERSASLETAFMPPSPLKGEQIRKGTKDVLPGILTPPLGGRGASSLNHFRRYFFSLPDYPHRTKKHVSSPEQKSTCKRLNMFLRWMVRKDDCGVDFGIWNHIKPADLIMPCDLHVDRVARKLQLITRKQTDWQTAVELTQKLREFDPVDPVKYDFALFGLGIEEKF
- a CDS encoding class II aldolase/adducin family protein encodes the protein MKNDILLPQLMHPRNQIALVMGRIYRRGLTTTSGGNISIMDDNGDIWISPSAVDKGKLQPSDIVCIKKDGTIIGCHKPSSEFPFHKAIYEIRPDIRAIIHAHPPALVSFSIVRATPNTKIITQASRVCGPVGYAEYELPGSEALGAKIAQEFTKGYKAVIMENHGTVVGGCNLADTFERFETLEFCARTLLYGKTIGTPQYLTDKQINAFEAQIPAPLPEMKTVSHPSDEREKRLEICDIVQRACTQGLMISSYGTVSTRWRGNDFLITPTDVPRWDLTVDDIVQIKDNQREPGKFPSRTTYLHQQIYNKHPEINSIILTQSPYLMAYAVTGETFNVRTIPESWIFLQDVSTLDFGLHFKDQDKIAGIIHKHNPAVIIKNSCVLVAGDKLLQTFDYLEVAEFSAKSLVLCASIGTLVPINNEQVEELRHAFVKE
- the mnmE gene encoding tRNA uridine-5-carboxymethylaminomethyl(34) synthesis GTPase MnmE, with product MSQIPDLNKPASTKEETIVALATPNGTGAIGIIRLSGPDAIAIANSVFKGKDLTQQASHTIHFGNIVDGEVVLDEVLASVFIAPKSYTRENVVEISCHGSAYIIESIIKLFIRQGARGAKPGEFTLRAFINGQLDLSQAEAVADLIASNSKASQQVAMQQLRGGYSNQLKQLRDQLVTFASLIELELDFSEEDVEFANRGQLKQLVVDISKMINQLIQSFELGNAIKHGVNTVIAGRPNAGKSTLLNALLNEDRAIVSHIAGTTRDTIEEILNINGINFRLVDTAGLREATDTIEAIGVQKTLEKISQSALLLYVFDAEAMTGADVALDLENLLHPGVPVVAVANKIDLLSDGKLAAGFNLPAEVELITVSAREKQHIDQLKQVIYNSAVQGKLTGNETLVTNIRHLEALQKTEQALVRVLNGIDNPITSDFLAMDIKQALHYLGEITGSVTTDDLLDNIFSKFCIGK
- a CDS encoding reverse transcriptase domain-containing protein, which translates into the protein MISEENAAKWMLLHNATLLGKGIRSPKWVMEGDIKGCFDHISHEWLLENIPMDKTMLKKWLQCGFIFKNELFPTEEGTPQGGIILEFKHSFK